Below is a window of Vibrio fortis DNA.
ACGGTCATTGGTGCTTTCACCCATACCAATAATACCGCCTGAACAGATCTTCATGCCTGCATCACGAACGTGAGATAACGTATCTAGACGATCTTGATAAGTACGAGTAGTAATAATGCTGCCGTAAAACTCTGGAGAAGTATCAAGGTTGTGGTTGTAGTAGTCCAAACCAGCGTCTGCCAACTCACCGGCTTGCTCTGGTGTTAACATACCTAGCGTCATACAAGTCTCTAGACCCATACCTTTTATGCCTTTGATCATCTCTGTTAGATGAGGCATATCACGCTCTTTCGGGTTCTTCCATGCAGCTCCCATACAGAAACGCGTAGAGCCTGCGTTTTTCGCTTTCTGTGCCGCATCAAGTACACGCTCAACTTCCATTAAGCGCTCTTTATCAACGTCAGTGCGGTAGTGAGCACTTTGTGGACAGTATTTACAGTCTTCTGGACAAGCACCGGTTTTAATAGAAAGAAGGGTACTCACCTGCACATGGTTATGCAGTTGGTACTGTCTATGAACGAGTTGAGCTTCAAACATCAAATCCATAAACGGTTTTTCAAGCAGAGCCTTTACTTCAGCTACTGTCCAGTTATGACGAACTTCCACGTGTCGATCCTTTTCTTTAATCTTATTTTGCGCAAATCCACTTTGAGGTTTTGCATTTATGCTTGGCTAGTCTACCGACAAGCTTTAGACTGTCAACACATTGATAAAAACAAAAGTTTACAATTGGTTATTTTTTAATCAAATTACACATGGAAATTGCTATGGATCTCGCCTTTGATCGCCAGCACATCTGGCATCCCTACACTTCGACTCTCACACCTCTGACCTGCTACCCCGTCGTTGGAGCCGAGGGTGTTTTATTAGAAATGGAAGATGGAAAGCGAGTCATTGATGGCATGTCTTCTTGGTGGTCTACCATCCACGGATACAATCATCCTGTGTTAAATGAAGCTGCGCACAGCCAAATCGACAAAGTGTCACATGTGATGTTCGGTGGTATCACTCACCAACCTGCAATTGATCTATGTAAGAAGCTCCTCAATCTCGCACCAAGCAATTTGGAACATGTATTTTTGGCTGACTCTGGATCCGTAGCGGTTGAAGTGAGTTTAAAGATGGCATTGCAGTATTGGCACGCAAAGGGCCAACCACGCTCCAAGTTCTTAACGTTAAGAGATGGCTATCATGGTGATACGTTCGCTGCGATGTCGGTTACTGACCCAGAGAACTCAATGCATAGCCTGTACAAAGGGTTCCTACCAGAACATATCTTCGCCGCTTCGCCAAAAACGGGGTTCTGGGATGAATGGAACCCTGATGATATCAACAGCTTTAAAGAAAAACTGAGTGCACACCATCAAGAAGTTGCCGCTGTGATCTTAGAGCCCATTGTTCAGGGTGCCGGCGGCATGCGTATTTACCACCCGGAGTTTTTGAAACAAGTGAGAGCACTGTGTGATGAATTCAACGTGCTCTTGATTCTTGACGAGATTGCCACCGGCTTTGGTCGTACAGGTAAGTTATTTGCTTGTGAACATGCCGATATTCAACCGGACATTCTATGTGTCGGCAAAGCACTAACGGGAGGGTATATGACTCTTTCGGCAACGCTTGCAAGCAAAGATGTTGCCGATACGGTTTGCGGCGGTGAAGCTGGGTGCTTTATGCATGGTCCAACATTTATGGGGAATCCGCTTGCGTGCGCTGTTGGGGCGGCAAGCCTTGGATTAATCGAACAGGGTGATTGGCAGTCACAGACGCAACAAATCGAATCGCTGTTCTCAGAGATGCTTCCAAAACTCAAGCGACATTCGTTGGTTAAAGACGTTCGTTGGTTAGGAGCGATTGGTGTAGTAGAAACTCATATCCCTGTCGATATGGAGCTGATACAGGCGCACTTTGTTGAACAAGGGGTTTGGATCAGACCTTTTGGCAAGTTGATCTATATGATGCCTCCGTTTATCAGTGAAGCACATCATATCGAGCAATTGGTCTCCGCCATTGATAGCGCACTCCAACGACCAGAATGTTTCCAATAGCAAGTATTGCACCCACCAATCGGGTATGAATGGTTTCAAAGCTGAACAACCATTCATACCACTACTCACTCTACTAACTACCTAATGACGCAGTTGTTGTAACTATCGCAACTGACTGTCTTTGCTTGCTCGACGATTATAAAGTGCATGCTGATGCGCATCGTGCTCTAACATCGATTGGCACTCAATACACAAACGTACTCCTTGTATCGCGAGTCGTCTTTTTTCAGGGATCTCATCACCGCACTCATCACAGTAATGAGCACTCTCTCCGATTTTAATGTTCCCTCTGACACGAGAGATCTCATCGGAAATCGTATCTTGAATTTGCTGGCTAACGCTATCGTCGCCTGCCCATCCTACAGCCATATGCCCTCCTCAATATCTGAATGAGAAAATCAATTCCTACCGCGGTAGGCGACCATTATACGAACAATATCTATTAGATATAATCCAGCGCATGAGCAAATAACTATTACCTAATTGTAACAATGACTAGATTCGGGCAATAAAAAACCCAGCACTTAGGCTGGGTTTTCAATTCAAAAGCTAGACGATTAACCGATGTGCGTTACGCCGCCCATGTACTTCTGAAGTACTGTTGGGATAGCGATACGGCCATCTGCTTCTTGGTTGTTCTCTAGAATCGCAACCATTGTACGACCTACAGCAAGACCAGAACCGTTTAGTGTGTGTACTAGCTCAGGTTTTTTCTCGCCTTTACGGCGGAAACGAGCTTGCATACGACGAGCTTGGAAGTCCCACATGTTTGAGCAAGAAGAGATTTCACGGTAAGTCTCTTGTGCTGGAACCCATACTTCTAGATCGTAAGTTTTCGCAGCGCCGAAGCCCATATCACCAGTACATAGAACTACTTTACGGTAAGGAAGCTCTAGAAGTTGAAGTACTTTCTCAGCGTGACCTGTTAGCTCTTCTAGCGCTGCCATTGAATCTTCTGGCTTAGTGATCTGTACAAGCTCAACTTTGTCGAACTGGTGCATACGAATAAGACCACGAGTATCACGACCGTAAGAACCTGCTTCAGAACGGAAACAAGGCGTGTGAGCTGTCATCTTAAGTGGCAGTTCCGCTTCTTCCGTAATGGTATCGCGAACAAGGTTAGTTACTGGTACTTCCGCAGTAGGGATAAGCGATAGTTTCTTAAGAGGAACGTCACTTACTTGCTCTGTTAGCGGGCTTGTGTGGAATAGGTCTTCACCGAACTTAGGTAGTTGACCAGTACCGTATAGGCTATCGTGGTTCACTAGGTACGGTACGTACATTTCTGTATAACCGTGCTCATCAGTGTGAAGGTCTAGCATGAACTGGGCGATTGCACGGTGTAGACGCGCAAATTTACCCTTCATTACGATGAAGCGAGAACCTGAAATCTTAACCGCGCTTGCGAAATCAAGACCACCAGAAAGCTCACCAAGATCAACGTGATCTTTTACTTCGAAGTCGTAAGTCTTTGGCTCACCCCAACGAGAAATTTCTACGTTGTCATCTTCGTCTTTACCTGCTGGTACTGACTCGTCTGGCAGGTTTGGAATCGCCATAGTGATCGCTTCAAGTTCTCCTTGAAGGTCAGCAAGTGCAACTTTAGCTGCGTCTAGTTCAGAACCTAGGTTACCTACTTCCGCAAGGATGCGTTCAGCTGCTTCGTGATCGCCTTTCGCTTTTGCTTGACCAATGGACTTCGAGC
It encodes the following:
- the bioA gene encoding adenosylmethionine--8-amino-7-oxononanoate transaminase, which produces MDLAFDRQHIWHPYTSTLTPLTCYPVVGAEGVLLEMEDGKRVIDGMSSWWSTIHGYNHPVLNEAAHSQIDKVSHVMFGGITHQPAIDLCKKLLNLAPSNLEHVFLADSGSVAVEVSLKMALQYWHAKGQPRSKFLTLRDGYHGDTFAAMSVTDPENSMHSLYKGFLPEHIFAASPKTGFWDEWNPDDINSFKEKLSAHHQEVAAVILEPIVQGAGGMRIYHPEFLKQVRALCDEFNVLLILDEIATGFGRTGKLFACEHADIQPDILCVGKALTGGYMTLSATLASKDVADTVCGGEAGCFMHGPTFMGNPLACAVGAASLGLIEQGDWQSQTQQIESLFSEMLPKLKRHSLVKDVRWLGAIGVVETHIPVDMELIQAHFVEQGVWIRPFGKLIYMMPPFISEAHHIEQLVSAIDSALQRPECFQ
- the bioB gene encoding biotin synthase BioB, with translation MEVRHNWTVAEVKALLEKPFMDLMFEAQLVHRQYQLHNHVQVSTLLSIKTGACPEDCKYCPQSAHYRTDVDKERLMEVERVLDAAQKAKNAGSTRFCMGAAWKNPKERDMPHLTEMIKGIKGMGLETCMTLGMLTPEQAGELADAGLDYYNHNLDTSPEFYGSIITTRTYQDRLDTLSHVRDAGMKICSGGIIGMGESTNDRAGLLVELANLPVHPESVPINMLVKVKGTPMENVDDVESFDFIKLIAIARIMMPKSAVRLSAGRENMNEQMQAMCFMAGANSIFYGCKLLTTPNPDEDTDMQLFKKLGINSQEVAQKPDEIQENELLDQVVERVAARPTKDDMFYDASV
- the serS gene encoding serine--tRNA ligase, with protein sequence MLDSKLLRAELDETAAKLARRGFDLDVETIRELEEKRKSLQMKTEELQALRNSRSKSIGQAKAKGDHEAAERILAEVGNLGSELDAAKVALADLQGELEAITMAIPNLPDESVPAGKDEDDNVEISRWGEPKTYDFEVKDHVDLGELSGGLDFASAVKISGSRFIVMKGKFARLHRAIAQFMLDLHTDEHGYTEMYVPYLVNHDSLYGTGQLPKFGEDLFHTSPLTEQVSDVPLKKLSLIPTAEVPVTNLVRDTITEEAELPLKMTAHTPCFRSEAGSYGRDTRGLIRMHQFDKVELVQITKPEDSMAALEELTGHAEKVLQLLELPYRKVVLCTGDMGFGAAKTYDLEVWVPAQETYREISSCSNMWDFQARRMQARFRRKGEKKPELVHTLNGSGLAVGRTMVAILENNQEADGRIAIPTVLQKYMGGVTHIG
- a CDS encoding DksA/TraR family C4-type zinc finger protein, which produces MAVGWAGDDSVSQQIQDTISDEISRVRGNIKIGESAHYCDECGDEIPEKRRLAIQGVRLCIECQSMLEHDAHQHALYNRRASKDSQLR